From a single Chlamydiota bacterium genomic region:
- the ftsK gene encoding DNA translocase FtsK has protein sequence MKKKEKKKTAFIKKHPQTFGLMVFLLSFLTLLSLISFKMDHPDANFLGTLGYLLGYLFTYFFGLGAVLVPLFSGFFSIFYIRNKPFKHPVSKWLHFSYGLVAACLSFNTASDFAPQMAKFFEERVLSDSIILDHFYPLVHTRYFLGGIPFYFLLKEMPFFNLLQIFSHLGTFVLTSFFMLVSLANIVEFRPTQLIKWMFSRPKKPKEVGFFSELFRIFNNRKEKISKVKNLPDLEKRLEKAWTTSKPKKIESEKEPPIYTKTKREIAIKVQKVFNGDFSGYILPSSSLLRDPVPQDMSTLKKDLLYLGKILEQTLESFGITANVGSIHYGPRIASFEVMPSSGTKVQKIKALENDIALNLKAKSTRIIAPIPGKAAVGIEIPNPQPHEVNFKELLENYQASSKKHHIPILLGKSVIGEDITTDLSRMPHCLIAGATGSGKSVCMNTIILSILMNARPDEVKLLMVDPKKVELTGYTALPHMIAPVITESHGAQAALNWLVKEMQLRYEILKQLGQRNILGFNARKRDVKKEEELSIDIPEKMPYIVAIIDEFADLMMAAQTDIETPIARIAQMARAVGIHMILATQRPSREVITGLIKANFPTRISFKVASKINSQIILDETGAERLLGNGDMLFLPPGSSHTLRVQGSYLSDEEIHQVIEAITAQSPTNYLIESFDHMGSQNFDNEAPRDSLFDLAKQTVVDTGNASTTFLQRKLKIGYARAASLMDELEDRGIVTAQDGSKPRRVLYND, from the coding sequence ATGAAAAAAAAGGAAAAAAAGAAAACAGCATTTATCAAAAAACATCCCCAAACATTTGGGCTGATGGTGTTTTTGCTCTCTTTTCTTACTCTGTTAAGTCTGATTTCTTTTAAGATGGATCATCCAGATGCCAATTTTTTAGGAACGCTGGGTTATTTGCTCGGCTATTTATTCACCTATTTTTTTGGCCTTGGTGCAGTTTTAGTGCCTCTTTTTTCTGGCTTTTTTTCTATTTTCTACATTCGAAACAAGCCCTTTAAACACCCTGTTTCAAAATGGCTGCATTTTAGTTACGGTCTTGTTGCTGCATGCTTGTCTTTCAATACCGCAAGCGATTTTGCTCCCCAGATGGCCAAGTTTTTTGAAGAGCGCGTTTTAAGCGACTCGATCATACTCGACCACTTCTATCCTCTTGTCCATACACGCTATTTTCTAGGTGGTATCCCCTTTTATTTCCTCCTTAAAGAGATGCCTTTTTTCAATCTCCTACAGATTTTTTCTCATCTTGGCACCTTTGTGCTAACAAGCTTCTTTATGCTTGTAAGCCTTGCCAATATTGTAGAGTTTAGGCCCACACAACTGATCAAGTGGATGTTTTCTAGACCTAAAAAACCCAAAGAAGTGGGGTTTTTTTCTGAGCTTTTTCGCATTTTTAATAATAGAAAAGAAAAAATTTCCAAAGTTAAAAACCTACCCGATTTAGAAAAACGCCTTGAAAAAGCGTGGACCACGTCGAAACCAAAAAAAATAGAATCTGAAAAAGAGCCCCCCATTTACACTAAAACCAAGCGAGAGATTGCTATTAAAGTCCAAAAAGTGTTCAACGGGGACTTTTCTGGCTACATACTGCCTTCTTCTTCACTTTTACGCGATCCTGTTCCACAAGACATGTCCACGCTAAAAAAAGATCTGCTCTATCTTGGGAAAATTTTAGAACAAACGCTCGAAAGCTTTGGCATCACAGCCAATGTCGGCTCCATCCACTACGGCCCACGCATTGCGTCTTTTGAAGTGATGCCTTCTAGCGGTACCAAGGTGCAAAAGATCAAAGCGCTTGAAAATGACATTGCGCTCAATCTCAAAGCCAAATCCACGCGCATCATTGCTCCTATTCCTGGAAAAGCGGCTGTCGGTATTGAAATTCCCAATCCCCAACCCCACGAAGTCAATTTCAAAGAGCTCCTCGAAAATTACCAAGCCAGCTCCAAAAAACATCACATCCCCATCCTCCTTGGTAAATCTGTGATTGGAGAAGACATCACCACAGACCTTTCAAGAATGCCACACTGCCTCATTGCTGGTGCCACAGGCTCTGGTAAATCTGTCTGTATGAATACGATTATTCTTTCTATTCTCATGAATGCACGCCCAGATGAGGTAAAACTCCTCATGGTCGATCCTAAAAAAGTTGAGCTGACCGGTTACACCGCGCTGCCTCACATGATTGCTCCTGTCATTACAGAATCGCATGGCGCCCAAGCTGCCCTTAACTGGCTTGTCAAAGAGATGCAGCTGCGCTATGAAATCCTCAAACAGCTCGGACAGCGCAATATTCTAGGCTTCAATGCACGCAAACGCGATGTCAAAAAAGAAGAAGAACTTTCCATCGACATTCCAGAAAAGATGCCCTACATCGTAGCGATCATCGATGAATTTGCAGACCTCATGATGGCCGCGCAAACAGATATCGAAACACCGATTGCACGCATTGCGCAAATGGCACGTGCTGTGGGTATTCACATGATCCTAGCCACCCAAAGACCTTCTCGCGAAGTGATCACAGGCCTGATCAAAGCCAATTTCCCAACCCGCATTTCGTTCAAGGTGGCATCCAAAATCAATTCGCAAATCATCCTCGATGAAACGGGAGCCGAGCGCTTGCTTGGCAATGGCGACATGCTCTTTTTACCTCCAGGATCCTCGCACACCTTACGCGTCCAAGGCTCCTATCTTAGCGACGAAGAGATCCACCAAGTGATTGAGGCAATCACAGCACAATCTCCTACCAACTACCTGATCGAATCGTTTGATCATATGGGCTCGCAAAACTTCGATAACGAAGCACCTCGCGATTCGCTCTTTGATCTTGCCAAACAGACAGTAGTTGATACAGGCAATGCATCCACAACATTTCTACAACGCAAGCTAAAAATTGGCTATGCAAGAGCCGCCAGCCTCATGGACGAGCTCGAAGATAGAGGTATTGTGACTGCCCAAGATGGTTCCAAACCCCGCCGTGTGCTTTATAATGATTAA